The Falco rusticolus isolate bFalRus1 chromosome 5, bFalRus1.pri, whole genome shotgun sequence genome has a segment encoding these proteins:
- the RAD51AP1 gene encoding RAD51-associated protein 1 isoform X2: MARPVRRNKKNVDYSQFGDLEDDDEDFACIAAPSSKKSRTQLKEPKKEKKEKQKKPHKELVPSQKQTPGKRISLDDKLYQRDLEVALALSVKEKSANILEVQNSEEQGKNTESENVHRRPLFSNCSVDSELLGLNQVMVDDIPRGDGRQTTAAAKIPAQQKLPTIDSDDGEHAADSEPESVVSVESEEDSDYSGGDDEDFALEKKKAKGNKKKAREKMLAAREKKTPKSKINTTVSPVVSPSHVTEQKSEPTQKVVCSLSEPIGRPLHTSSPVTDKKPRWIPPAASGSSNNSMKYVSVKSPAQCLRLGLSRLARVKPLHPSAASS; encoded by the exons atGGCGCGGCCGGTGAGGAG gaacaaaaaaaatgttgattatTCTCAGTTTGGGGATTTGGAAGATGACG ATGAAGACTTTGCCTGTATAGCTGCACCTTCAAGCaaaaaatccagaacacagctcAAGGAaccaaagaaagagaaaaaagagaagcaaaaaaagccacacaaagaATTGGTTCCATCACAAAAGCAGACACCTGgtaaaag gatatCCTTGGATGACAAACTTTATCAAAGGGATTTGGAAGTTGCCTTAGCCTTATctgtcaaagaaaaatctgcaaataTCCTGGAGGTGCAAAATTCAGAAGAACAAG GTAAGAATACTGAATCAGAAAATGTACACAGGAGACCCCTTTTTTCCAACTGCAGTGTAGACAGTGAACTTTTAG GTCTCAATCAGGTTATGGTTGATGACATACCTAGGGGTGATGGTAGGCAGACGACAGCAGCAGCTAAAattccagcacagcagaagttACCGACCATTGATAGTGATGACGGAGAGCATGCTGCTGATTCTGAGCCAGAGTCTGTAGTCA GTGTGGAGTCAGAAGAAGATTCAGATTATAGTGGAGGTGATGATGAAGACTTTgctctggaaaagaagaaagccaaagggaataaaaagaaagcaagagagaagatGCTAGctgcaagagagaagaaaactcCCAAATCGAAGATTAATACTACAG TATCACCTGTAGTTTCTCCTTCACACGTAACGGAACAAAAATCTGAGCCGACGCAAAAGGTGGTGTGCAGTTTGTCAGAACCAATTGGGAGGCCTCTACATACATCAAGTCCTGTAACAGACAAGAAGCCTAGATGGATACCTCCAG ctgcatcAGGAAGCAGTAATAACTCTATGAAATACGTCTCTGTTAAGTCACCTGCTCAGTGTCTTAGACTTGGCCTCTCCAGACTAGCAAGAGTCAAACCATTgcatcccagtgctgccagcagttAA
- the RAD51AP1 gene encoding RAD51-associated protein 1 isoform X1, with translation MARPVRRNKKNVDYSQFGDLEDDDEDFACIAAPSSKKSRTQLKEPKKEKKEKQKKPHKELVPSQKQTPGKRISLDDKLYQRDLEVALALSVKEKSANILEVQNSEEQGKNTESENVHRRPLFSNCSVDSELLGLNQVMVDDIPRGDGRQTTAAAKIPAQQKLPTIDSDDGEHAADSEPESVVSVESEEDSDYSGGDDEDFALEKKKAKGNKKKAREKMLAAREKKTPKSKINTTVSPVVSPSHVTEQKSEPTQKVVCSLSEPIGRPLHTSSPVTDKKPRWIPPDFSQAFFSHVELCCVILCGALGNAQYTGNSFYVLVQRCCSVLLVN, from the exons atGGCGCGGCCGGTGAGGAG gaacaaaaaaaatgttgattatTCTCAGTTTGGGGATTTGGAAGATGACG ATGAAGACTTTGCCTGTATAGCTGCACCTTCAAGCaaaaaatccagaacacagctcAAGGAaccaaagaaagagaaaaaagagaagcaaaaaaagccacacaaagaATTGGTTCCATCACAAAAGCAGACACCTGgtaaaag gatatCCTTGGATGACAAACTTTATCAAAGGGATTTGGAAGTTGCCTTAGCCTTATctgtcaaagaaaaatctgcaaataTCCTGGAGGTGCAAAATTCAGAAGAACAAG GTAAGAATACTGAATCAGAAAATGTACACAGGAGACCCCTTTTTTCCAACTGCAGTGTAGACAGTGAACTTTTAG GTCTCAATCAGGTTATGGTTGATGACATACCTAGGGGTGATGGTAGGCAGACGACAGCAGCAGCTAAAattccagcacagcagaagttACCGACCATTGATAGTGATGACGGAGAGCATGCTGCTGATTCTGAGCCAGAGTCTGTAGTCA GTGTGGAGTCAGAAGAAGATTCAGATTATAGTGGAGGTGATGATGAAGACTTTgctctggaaaagaagaaagccaaagggaataaaaagaaagcaagagagaagatGCTAGctgcaagagagaagaaaactcCCAAATCGAAGATTAATACTACAG TATCACCTGTAGTTTCTCCTTCACACGTAACGGAACAAAAATCTGAGCCGACGCAAAAGGTGGTGTGCAGTTTGTCAGAACCAATTGGGAGGCCTCTACATACATCAAGTCCTGTAACAGACAAGAAGCCTAGATGGATACCTCCAG ATTTCTCTCAAGCCTTCTTTTCCCACGTGGAATTGTGTTGTGTGATTCTCTGTGGAGCACTTGGAAATGCACAGTACACTGGGAACAGTTTTTATGTGCTTGTCCAGCGTTGCTGCAGTGTGTTGCTGGTTAATTAA